Proteins from one Sarcophilus harrisii chromosome 2, mSarHar1.11, whole genome shotgun sequence genomic window:
- the UBXN2A gene encoding UBX domain-containing protein 2A isoform X1 yields MVAGGPGPAAGAARMKEVEKLESLREDWVCDSGAEGQPLHGGQAKSCELLFDSLLEEAQKVGTECLPSADRKQADVSIKLWKNGFTVNDEFRSYGDGASQQFLNAIRKGELPLELQGMFDKEEVDVKVEDKKKEVYVSKKPAFQPFSGLGHRLGSATPRIVSRVSSGNSGHPNPPSSVPLNPSEPITSVQIWLADGKRLVQRFNVSHRVSHVRDFIRKYEGPQRSRPFTLVTALPGLRLLDDALTLEEAELQNAVVIQRRQAPHAALQGLS; encoded by the exons CTGGGGCTGCCAGGATGAAAGAGGTGGAGAAGCTGGAAAGCCTGCGAGAAGACTG GGTTTGTGACTCTGGCGCTGAAGGGCAGCCCCTCCATGGCGGCCAGGCCAAAAGCTGTGAACTGCTCTTCGACAGCCTCTTGGAGGAAGCCCAGAAGGTTGGCACTGAGTGCTTGCCCTCTGCCGACAGGAAACAG GCTGACGTGAGTATTAAGCTCTGGAAGAACGGGTTCACCGTCAACGACGAGTTCCGCAGTTATGGGGACGGGGCCAGCCAGCAGTTCCTGAACGCCATTAGGAAAGG GGAGCTGCCCCTGGAGCTGCAGGGCATGTTTGACAAGGAGGAGGTGGATGTGAAGGTGGAGGACAAGAAGAAGGAGGTCTATGTGTCCAAGAAGCCCGCCTTCCAGCCCTTCTCAGGGCTGGGCCACCGGCTGGGGAG CGCTACCCCAAGAATAGTTTCCAGGGTAAGCAGTGGGAACTCTGGGCACCCGAATCCTCCGAGCTCCGTCCCCTTGAACCCCTCGGAGCCCATCACCAGCGTCCAGATCTGGCTCGCCGATGGAAAGAGGCTCGTGCAGAGGTTCAACGTGTCCCACAG GGTGAGCCACGTCCGAGACTTCATCAGGAAGTACGAGGGCCCCCAGAGGAGTCGGCCCTTCACGCTGGTCACCGCCCTTCCTGGCCTCAGGCTGCTGGATGACGCCCTCACGCTGGAGGAGGCGGAGCTGCAGAATGCCGTGGTCATCCAGAGGCGCCAGGCCCCTCACGCCGCCCTCCAGGGCCTGTCCTAG
- the UBXN2A gene encoding UBX domain-containing protein 2A isoform X2 translates to MKEVEKLESLREDWVCDSGAEGQPLHGGQAKSCELLFDSLLEEAQKVGTECLPSADRKQADVSIKLWKNGFTVNDEFRSYGDGASQQFLNAIRKGELPLELQGMFDKEEVDVKVEDKKKEVYVSKKPAFQPFSGLGHRLGSATPRIVSRVSSGNSGHPNPPSSVPLNPSEPITSVQIWLADGKRLVQRFNVSHRVSHVRDFIRKYEGPQRSRPFTLVTALPGLRLLDDALTLEEAELQNAVVIQRRQAPHAALQGLS, encoded by the exons ATGAAAGAGGTGGAGAAGCTGGAAAGCCTGCGAGAAGACTG GGTTTGTGACTCTGGCGCTGAAGGGCAGCCCCTCCATGGCGGCCAGGCCAAAAGCTGTGAACTGCTCTTCGACAGCCTCTTGGAGGAAGCCCAGAAGGTTGGCACTGAGTGCTTGCCCTCTGCCGACAGGAAACAG GCTGACGTGAGTATTAAGCTCTGGAAGAACGGGTTCACCGTCAACGACGAGTTCCGCAGTTATGGGGACGGGGCCAGCCAGCAGTTCCTGAACGCCATTAGGAAAGG GGAGCTGCCCCTGGAGCTGCAGGGCATGTTTGACAAGGAGGAGGTGGATGTGAAGGTGGAGGACAAGAAGAAGGAGGTCTATGTGTCCAAGAAGCCCGCCTTCCAGCCCTTCTCAGGGCTGGGCCACCGGCTGGGGAG CGCTACCCCAAGAATAGTTTCCAGGGTAAGCAGTGGGAACTCTGGGCACCCGAATCCTCCGAGCTCCGTCCCCTTGAACCCCTCGGAGCCCATCACCAGCGTCCAGATCTGGCTCGCCGATGGAAAGAGGCTCGTGCAGAGGTTCAACGTGTCCCACAG GGTGAGCCACGTCCGAGACTTCATCAGGAAGTACGAGGGCCCCCAGAGGAGTCGGCCCTTCACGCTGGTCACCGCCCTTCCTGGCCTCAGGCTGCTGGATGACGCCCTCACGCTGGAGGAGGCGGAGCTGCAGAATGCCGTGGTCATCCAGAGGCGCCAGGCCCCTCACGCCGCCCTCCAGGGCCTGTCCTAG